The Deltaproteobacteria bacterium genome contains a region encoding:
- a CDS encoding lipid-binding SYLF domain-containing protein — MKRQFSFLSSVLSLTLLFPLIGSSASISSLREKSLRASQVLDEVVKISDNSIPKTLLEKAVCIATIPDVIRGGFVFGARVGSGLVSCRTNGGWSQPSYLKVAGGSWGLQIGIATVDMVLVFVSKNAVDRLSVSNFTLGGDISVAAGPVGRDAQAGTDYQLSSEVYSYSRSRGLFGGLVVEGASMMVDNESNMKMYSPDPTALDLLTSSGQTAPEETRSYVNSLNRNAP; from the coding sequence ATGAAAAGACAATTTTCTTTTTTAAGTTCTGTACTGAGTCTCACTTTACTCTTTCCACTTATAGGAAGTTCCGCTTCGATAAGCTCCCTCAGAGAGAAGTCTTTAAGAGCCTCGCAAGTACTTGATGAAGTCGTAAAGATTTCTGATAACTCCATTCCAAAAACCTTACTAGAAAAAGCGGTATGTATCGCAACGATACCTGATGTCATTCGAGGCGGCTTTGTTTTCGGCGCCAGAGTAGGAAGTGGACTTGTCTCGTGTCGGACAAACGGTGGATGGAGCCAGCCATCTTATTTAAAGGTTGCCGGAGGTAGCTGGGGACTACAGATTGGGATAGCCACTGTGGATATGGTCCTGGTCTTTGTCAGCAAAAATGCTGTCGACAGACTCAGTGTTAGCAACTTCACACTTGGGGGTGATATTTCTGTTGCCGCTGGCCCTGTGGGAAGAGATGCTCAGGCTGGAACGGATTATCAGCTAAGCAGTGAGGTTTATAGCTACTCCAGATCGCGTGGCTTATTTGGTGGTCTTGTTGTTGAGGGAGCATCAATGATGGTCGATAACGAGTCAAATATGAAAATGTATTCTCCAGATCCAACAGCGCTAGATTTACTGACCTCAAGTGGGCAGACCGCTCCAGAGGAAACAAGGAGTTATGTAAATTCACTTAACAGAAACGCACCTTAA
- a CDS encoding lipid A deacylase LpxR family protein: MKTSLLLVVITFLSLPVFCLEFESLSGNTFNFYIENDSRNIGGPGSDQSYTNGFKLSYILSNNKQPNWAKKLTNWSDFLRKEFNKSNTNYGISLAQQIYSPSNIVNKNPNLEDRPYAGWLNLGFLVHFRTKSHSQFFSINLGVVGPAAKGEEVQNSFHRLIGTTESQGWKNQLKNEPSLQLYYQNRSRFIELFGKQKKYFDLIPYYGASIGNVLTETHLGGLLRYGINLPDDFGPTRDSAGDGDKFNSEDLNLSHGSSFYLFTGVRGLMVARNLFLDGNTYQESPRVHKHILVIESDFGTGFKLERWDVIWRFVTRSPEFKEQSYFNSFASVTISYSL; the protein is encoded by the coding sequence ATGAAAACATCCCTTTTACTCGTAGTTATCACTTTCTTATCCTTGCCTGTGTTTTGTTTGGAATTCGAATCACTGTCAGGAAATACATTCAACTTCTATATAGAAAATGATTCAAGAAATATCGGCGGCCCTGGGTCGGATCAATCTTACACTAATGGTTTTAAACTCTCTTACATTCTGTCAAATAACAAACAGCCAAACTGGGCCAAAAAGCTAACAAATTGGTCAGATTTTTTAAGAAAAGAATTCAATAAATCAAATACAAATTATGGCATTTCATTAGCGCAACAAATTTACTCACCAAGCAACATCGTAAATAAAAATCCAAATTTAGAAGACAGGCCCTATGCCGGATGGTTAAATTTAGGCTTTTTAGTTCATTTCAGAACCAAAAGCCATAGTCAATTCTTCTCAATAAATTTAGGTGTTGTAGGCCCTGCGGCCAAAGGAGAAGAGGTTCAAAATAGCTTTCACCGTTTAATTGGAACAACTGAAAGCCAAGGCTGGAAGAATCAATTGAAAAACGAGCCTTCTCTTCAACTATACTACCAAAATAGATCTAGATTTATAGAGCTTTTTGGAAAGCAAAAAAAATATTTTGATCTCATTCCCTATTATGGCGCCTCTATAGGAAATGTTTTAACGGAGACTCATCTTGGCGGCTTGCTCAGATATGGCATCAATTTGCCCGATGACTTTGGCCCTACCCGTGATTCCGCAGGAGATGGAGATAAATTCAATTCCGAAGACTTAAATTTATCCCATGGATCAAGTTTTTATCTTTTTACTGGAGTGCGTGGCCTTATGGTTGCAAGAAATCTCTTTTTAGATGGAAATACTTATCAGGAAAGCCCCAGGGTTCATAAACATATTTTAGTCATTGAATCTGATTTTGGTACCGGCTTTAAACTCGAAAGATGGGATGTCATTTGGAGATTTGTGACAAGAAGCCCAGAGTTTAAAGAGCAAAGCTACTTCAATAGCTTTGCGTCTGTAACCATTTCCTACTCTTTATAA
- a CDS encoding DUF1328 domain-containing protein: protein MIALVSFVTGAKGLAGLSMEIGQLLLAVFLVLAEFSFLISLLNQKKNKCIENRYYV, encoded by the coding sequence ATAATTGCCTTAGTATCATTTGTAACTGGTGCTAAAGGATTAGCCGGCCTTTCTATGGAAATTGGCCAATTGCTATTAGCAGTTTTTCTTGTTCTGGCTGAATTTTCTTTCTTAATATCGTTATTAAACCAGAAAAAGAATAAATGTATCGAGAATAGGTATTATGTTTAA
- a CDS encoding sigma-54-dependent Fis family transcriptional regulator, whose translation MTEQTKIIGQSPKFITSLNIAKCVARSSANILITGESGTGKEIFAKFIHRESKHNKGPYVAINCSAIPENLLESELFGHAKGSFTGAQEKRIGLFEEAQDGTLFLDEIGDLSLSLQAKLLRVLQEKQIKRVGENQSRSINCRIISATHKLLAQEIDEHRFREDLFFRLDVIPIHIPPLRERPEDIILLAEFFLKKYSLENEVPIKLFSKEALKFLMENPWRGNVRELENTIERAVALCKTEEIVLENFIPLAMGLNESNDKMDFFSNENTFSLRYTSCLPKLDEVIHRYLEFAVHKNGGARDKTAKEIGIDRKTLYKRIKPDENDSLSKDN comes from the coding sequence ATGACAGAACAAACTAAGATTATTGGACAAAGTCCAAAATTTATTACTTCGTTGAATATTGCAAAATGTGTAGCTCGAAGCTCAGCAAATATTCTCATCACAGGAGAAAGTGGAACTGGAAAAGAAATTTTTGCCAAATTTATTCACAGAGAAAGCAAACATAACAAAGGCCCCTATGTGGCCATCAATTGTTCTGCAATTCCAGAAAACCTTCTAGAATCTGAGCTCTTTGGCCATGCAAAAGGGTCCTTTACTGGGGCTCAAGAAAAAAGAATTGGGCTCTTCGAAGAAGCCCAGGATGGAACATTATTTTTAGATGAAATAGGAGACTTGAGCTTATCTCTACAAGCTAAATTGCTAAGAGTCTTACAAGAAAAACAAATTAAACGCGTCGGAGAGAATCAAAGCAGGTCTATCAATTGTCGCATTATTTCTGCCACCCATAAATTGTTAGCTCAAGAAATAGACGAGCATCGATTCAGAGAAGATTTATTCTTCAGACTAGATGTCATCCCTATTCATATCCCACCCTTGAGAGAAAGACCTGAGGATATTATTTTACTCGCAGAATTCTTCTTAAAGAAATACTCTTTAGAAAATGAAGTTCCTATTAAATTATTTTCCAAAGAGGCCCTAAAGTTTCTTATGGAAAATCCATGGCGAGGCAATGTCAGAGAACTTGAGAACACCATAGAAAGAGCTGTCGCGCTTTGCAAGACAGAAGAAATAGTTCTTGAAAATTTTATTCCTTTGGCAATGGGGCTCAATGAAAGTAACGACAAAATGGATTTCTTTTCAAATGAAAACACTTTTTCTCTGCGCTACACCAGCTGCCTTCCGAAATTAGATGAAGTTATTCATAGGTATCTTGAATTTGCAGTGCATAAAAATGGTGGAGCTAGAGATAAGACCGCAAAAGAAATTGGCATTGATCGAAAGACTTTATATAAAAGAATCAAACCCGATGAAAACGATTCGTTATCGAAAGATAATTAA
- a CDS encoding cation-translocating P-type ATPase, protein MGKAWHQNSETETLLAHKTNIEKGLSDTEVTALVLKHGDNRLHNFKRKSAFRILLSQFADLLVIILMIAAVISAFLGEPEDTIAIIAIVILNALLGFIQEYRAERSMEALKALSTPIAKVKRMGKFIEIPTYQIVPGDIVALEAGQFIPADLRILKSTQLGVDESSLTGESNTINKTTEAIPHESLPIADQKNMAFKGTMVTSGNAIGIVVSTGMNTELGKIANLLKEEVEVNTPLQNKMARFAKLLTIVVIGICIVIFATGFFRGEDPVLMFMTALSLAVAGIPEALPAVITVTLALGARAMGRNNSLVRKLPAVESLGAVTYICTDKTGTLTQNRMEVQNFSLDGKTLCTIPEVISPNTSWDYILKNLALNNNVSFDENQKALGEPTEIALAQAAIEVDFDRLNLENELPRIAELPFSSDRGMMTTIHRSKSSHLILSKGAPEKLFPLCKTWLNKDKGESFSADSQASAIESMAAKGYRILALAYNELPLSTTEISIEHAETDLVFLGLVALMDPPRSEAKEAVRLSKSAGIHVVMITGDHPATAKSIAKDLNIITSDTDLVMTGQELSKITDIELKKIIHNIKVYARVAPEQKIYIVKALQSSGEIVAMTGDGVNDAPALRSADVGVSMGKGGTDVAREASHIILLDDNFATIVLAIKEGRRIYDNIRKFVRFALSGNSGEVLTLFLAPFLGLPIPLLPIHILWINLVTDGFPGIALGTELAEKNIMERPPRSPKESLFARGLWQHTVWVGFLTAGLTLGIVAWAKNQGIEHWQTMGFTVLTLTQLGHVMAIRSESLSLFTLGIRTNKALWITVLMTFIVHLAVLYLPAMNKVFKTSPLSFFELALCVVVSSPVFISVEIEKWFQRNI, encoded by the coding sequence ATGGGAAAAGCTTGGCATCAGAATTCTGAAACCGAAACTCTACTGGCACATAAAACTAATATTGAAAAAGGACTGTCAGATACTGAAGTCACAGCTCTTGTTTTAAAACATGGCGACAATAGACTTCATAATTTCAAAAGAAAAAGTGCATTTAGAATTTTACTTTCCCAGTTCGCTGATTTGCTCGTTATTATTCTAATGATTGCAGCCGTCATTTCTGCTTTCCTGGGCGAGCCTGAAGATACCATTGCTATAATTGCTATTGTTATATTAAATGCTTTGCTTGGTTTCATCCAAGAATACCGCGCGGAAAGGTCCATGGAAGCCCTTAAAGCACTCTCGACACCCATTGCGAAGGTTAAAAGAATGGGAAAGTTTATTGAAATTCCCACCTATCAAATTGTCCCAGGTGATATCGTCGCTCTTGAGGCAGGACAATTTATTCCAGCGGATCTAAGAATTTTAAAATCAACTCAGCTCGGCGTTGATGAATCAAGTCTTACAGGGGAATCCAATACAATTAATAAAACTACAGAAGCCATTCCCCACGAATCTCTGCCTATTGCTGATCAAAAAAATATGGCCTTCAAGGGTACAATGGTCACCTCTGGCAATGCTATAGGAATTGTAGTTAGCACAGGAATGAATACCGAGCTGGGTAAAATTGCAAATCTGCTTAAAGAAGAAGTCGAGGTCAATACACCTCTGCAAAATAAAATGGCTCGCTTTGCCAAGTTGCTTACGATTGTTGTTATTGGTATTTGCATTGTTATTTTTGCCACAGGATTTTTTCGTGGCGAAGACCCAGTGTTGATGTTTATGACGGCTTTAAGTTTAGCCGTTGCTGGAATTCCAGAAGCACTTCCTGCTGTGATCACTGTAACTCTTGCGCTTGGGGCCAGGGCCATGGGACGGAACAATTCTTTGGTCAGAAAATTACCAGCCGTAGAGTCTCTTGGTGCTGTTACCTATATCTGTACTGATAAAACGGGCACATTGACACAAAATCGCATGGAAGTACAAAATTTTTCACTGGACGGTAAAACTCTTTGCACTATTCCTGAAGTCATATCGCCCAATACAAGTTGGGATTATATCCTAAAAAACTTAGCTCTTAATAATAATGTTAGCTTTGATGAAAATCAAAAAGCACTTGGCGAGCCTACGGAAATTGCTTTAGCTCAAGCGGCAATTGAAGTTGATTTTGACAGATTGAATCTTGAAAATGAATTACCTAGGATTGCAGAACTGCCATTTTCTAGTGATCGCGGGATGATGACAACTATTCATAGAAGTAAATCTAGTCATTTAATTTTATCAAAAGGTGCTCCTGAAAAACTTTTTCCACTTTGCAAAACTTGGTTAAATAAAGACAAGGGTGAATCTTTTTCGGCTGATTCACAAGCCAGTGCGATAGAAAGTATGGCAGCTAAAGGCTATCGCATATTAGCTCTGGCTTATAATGAACTTCCCTTATCCACTACTGAAATTTCTATTGAGCATGCAGAAACTGATTTAGTTTTTCTAGGCCTAGTAGCACTGATGGATCCTCCAAGATCTGAAGCAAAAGAAGCCGTTCGCCTCAGCAAATCTGCTGGAATACATGTTGTTATGATTACCGGCGATCATCCAGCAACTGCAAAGTCCATAGCAAAAGATCTTAATATCATAACATCTGATACGGATTTGGTAATGACCGGCCAAGAACTTTCGAAAATAACTGATATCGAGCTCAAGAAGATTATTCATAACATTAAAGTTTATGCCCGCGTCGCCCCCGAACAAAAAATTTATATTGTGAAAGCTCTTCAATCGAGTGGGGAAATCGTGGCCATGACTGGCGACGGGGTCAATGACGCTCCAGCCTTACGAAGTGCCGATGTTGGGGTTTCAATGGGCAAAGGTGGAACTGATGTTGCCAGAGAAGCTTCACATATTATTTTACTTGATGACAATTTTGCTACTATTGTTCTTGCTATAAAAGAAGGTCGTCGAATTTATGATAATATAAGAAAATTTGTTCGGTTTGCTTTGTCAGGAAATTCTGGTGAAGTTTTAACTTTATTCTTGGCGCCTTTTTTAGGATTACCAATTCCTTTGTTACCGATTCATATTTTATGGATTAACTTAGTCACCGATGGTTTTCCAGGTATAGCTTTAGGCACAGAGCTTGCGGAAAAAAATATCATGGAACGTCCTCCTAGATCGCCTAAGGAAAGTCTTTTTGCCCGAGGCTTATGGCAACATACTGTTTGGGTTGGTTTTCTAACCGCAGGACTTACTCTTGGAATTGTTGCATGGGCTAAAAATCAAGGCATTGAACACTGGCAAACAATGGGTTTTACGGTATTGACTTTAACCCAACTGGGGCATGTCATGGCAATTCGGTCTGAATCACTTTCTTTATTTACTTTAGGAATTCGAACAAATAAAGCTTTGTGGATTACTGTCCTAATGACATTTATAGTTCATCTTGCTGTTTTGTATTTACCCGCAATGAATAAAGTTTTCAAAACCAGCCCTCTAAGTTTTTTTGAATTAGCACTTTGTGTCGTCGTTTCAAGTCCGGTGTTTATTAGTGTTGAAATTGAAAAATGGTTCCAGAGAAATATTTGA
- the lipB gene encoding lipoyl(octanoyl) transferase LipB: MLNHAHAHAHVNHRFYQVESIFLGRRDFHEMDEFQKKKIKEIKSSNRVQIFGMDFNSTITLGLRARRETDLVTNENLPIVSTDRGGFATIHSPGQLVIYPMIDLRSFDLGIKKFIDILFSTSQDILKFYGMTSFFDIQKPGLYTEKGKISFVGIKVDQGVVRHGISINISNDLELFKLIRSCGISCQAHDRVANYNLKATFPMEDFFQKWVEAFKINLDFNISK, encoded by the coding sequence ATGTTGAATCACGCTCACGCTCACGCTCACGTTAATCATCGGTTCTATCAAGTAGAATCCATTTTTCTAGGAAGGCGTGACTTTCATGAAATGGATGAATTTCAAAAAAAGAAAATAAAGGAAATAAAATCCTCAAATAGGGTCCAAATTTTTGGAATGGATTTTAATTCCACAATCACTCTCGGATTAAGAGCCAGGAGAGAGACAGATCTGGTGACAAATGAAAACCTTCCCATTGTTTCAACCGATCGAGGTGGCTTTGCCACCATTCATTCCCCTGGCCAGCTGGTCATTTATCCAATGATAGATTTAAGAAGTTTTGATCTAGGAATAAAGAAATTTATCGATATTTTATTTTCGACATCCCAGGATATATTAAAATTTTACGGAATGACTTCTTTTTTTGATATTCAGAAGCCCGGATTGTACACGGAAAAAGGGAAAATCTCTTTTGTAGGAATTAAAGTCGATCAAGGTGTGGTGAGGCATGGGATTTCCATTAATATTTCGAACGATTTAGAATTATTTAAGCTCATTCGTTCTTGCGGTATCTCTTGTCAAGCCCACGACCGTGTCGCCAATTATAATTTAAAAGCTACTTTTCCTATGGAGGATTTTTTTCAAAAATGGGTTGAAGCTTTTAAAATAAATCTTGATTTTAATATTTCTAAGTAA